The Gracilimonas sediminicola sequence TACACCGGAACATCAATTTGCGAAGCGAGTGTCTTAAGCTGGTCAACAGCGGCAGGGCGATAAACATCGGCGGCAGCAAGAAGAGGATTCCTTTTATGCTCCTGCTTTAAGTGTCGGGCTAACTTACCAACAAAGGTCGTTTTACCCGAACCCTGAAGTCCGGCTATAAGAATTACTGTAGGAGGAGTGTCAGCTTTAGCAATGTCGGCCTTTTCGCCACCAAAGGTCTCAACCAGCTTGTCGTGCACAATTTTTGTGAACTGCTGGCCGGGATTAACACTGGTGAGTACATCAGAACCGAGCACCTGCTCTTTGACATCTTCCGTAAACTGGCGGGCAACCTCATAATTAACGTCAGCATCCAGCAATGCACGGCGAATTTCGCGGACAGTCTCCGCTACATTCACATCCGTGATGCGTGCTTCTCCCTTCAGTGACTGAAAGGCTTTGTCTAATTTTGAGGATAAATCTTCAAACATAATGTTAACAGGATTTTTCTCCGCCAATTACAGAGCCTGTAAAAATACGGGTTCTTTTCCGTGTTATCAACAACAATGTGGATAAATGTTTTTGAGTGATAAATCGTGAACGGAAGTAACGGTTCGATCTTTCCCTCTTTTTAAACCAGAGGTTCAGGCAGGTATTACGAACGAGACGTTCGTAACGAGAAAAATATGCTAAATTGGTTAAGTGCCTGATTTATCCCAATCGTTCAAGCGTCCGCTTGGACGAACTCATTTCTTGTTCCAGCTTTTTTAGTTCCATACCGCACAAGTGGACGGTTGCACTATTGCCATTATAAATTTCCCATTTGGTTAAACCCTCATCAAACTCTCCCGGAACAAAATCGCTTTTCTCTTCTTTAACTGAGTGAATTTTCCGCAAAAAAATTTTAGGTCATGAGAAAGTTAGCGATGATAGTGCCGCTTGTTATTGCATTCAGTGCATGTGCAAGTACCAAACCTCCAAACGACAAACTGACCCAGGTTGAAGCCTCCATTCAGCAAGCCGAACAAGTGGGAGCTGAAAACTATGCTCCGCTTGAGATCCGCGAGGCCCGCAAGAAACTGGACAAAGCCCGGGAACTTGTTTCCAGGGAAAAATACGGGAAGGCTAAGCGAACGGCTGACCGCGCTATGGTAGATGCGGAATTGGCCCAGATGAAATCATTATCTGAAAAAGCCCAGAAAGCCGTACGGGAACTACGGGAAAGCATCCGCGTGCTTCAGGAAGAAATTCAGAATAACTTAGAAAAAGCGGAGCGTCAGTCATGAGAGATTGTACAAGAAATAGTTTAGTTGCTCTCAGCCTGATTATTCCATTGCTGTTAGCCGGTTGTGGCGGACCTCCACAAAACAACCCACTGCTTACGGAAGCCAGGCAGTCTTATGATAAGGCTGAGCGAGACTCCATGATTGTAATGAAAGCCCCTGTTGCATTGAAGGAGGCCGAAGAAGCCCTGGAGCAAAGCCATCAACTGTGGGAAGAGGGTGCTGATAAAAACCTGGTTGAACATTATGCATATATCGCCCATCAGAAAACCAAAATTGCCCGCGAAACCGCTGAATTAAATGCAGCACAGGATGAGGTGGAGCGCGCCGAAGCCGAACGAAAAGAAGTGTTGATTGAAGCCCGGAAAGCGGAAGCCATAGCAGCCGAGCAGCGCGCTGAAAAGGCCATGACACAACTTCAACAAGAACGAAAAGAAGCAGAAAAAGCCCGGCAGGAAGCATCCGAACTGGCAGACCGGTTATCAGAGATGGAGGCCCGCCAAAGTGAACGTGGCATGGTGCTGACTCTGAGCGATGTGCTTTTTGACTTCGACAGTTCTACACTGAAAGCCGGAGCCAATAAAGTGGTAAATGAACTGGCCGCCTTTCTGAACAACTATCCCGAGCGCACGGTCCAAATTGAGGGCTTTACAGATAGTGTGGGCTCAGCTGAGTACAACAAAAATTTATCGCAGCGAAGAGCGGATGCTCTGAAGCAGGCGTTAATTAAAGCAGGGATCTCTTCACAGCGAATTGAGACGGTGGGATATGGAGAAGAGTATCCGGTAGCCACAAATATGAACGAGGCCGGAAGACAACAAAACCGGCGGGTGGAAGTTATAATATCCAACGAGAATGGAGCTGTTTCGCAACGTACGGAATAGCTTCATACGCGAAGAGAGACAAGGGGGAAGGTTGATCACTTCCCCCTTTTTTTATTGTTATAGTGAGAGCTGATAAAGTGATAGAGTGATTTGACCCAGCTTTGAAATTATTCCCTATCTAATCCAAGCGGACGCTTGCACTGGTTGCGCGATTTATTAGGATGACATGACCCCTCCCAATGCTGAGTAACCGAGAATACAATCCATCATTCCGCTTCCGCTTAGCAGGGCCATGCGTATTAATTGGGAGAAGCGGGGTGATGGATGGGACTGTATTCGCCTGGCGAAGTTCCATCACCCGGCTCTTGTCAAATTCAACAACATTTTCTGAGCGTGCTGAGCCGAATGATGGGATTTTGATATAACGAATTTAAAACGCTTCTACTTTTTGACTGCTATCCGAAAAGTGATTTTCTTACCCGTCATTATGGTTTAGTTTTCCGTAGAATCTCCCCATAACTTTTTTTATGGCCTTTTTGGGATATAAAATCTTACTAAGAAAATACCTGCTCATAGACTTAGGCGTATTGTTATTATTAATTGTGCTTCCTCTTTATATCTCACCCGATGAAGCTGTTTCTGCCTTTCGGAGAGCCGTTCTGTATAGCGGTTTTATAACACCAGGCATTAGTTACCTCGAGATCAAAAAATCTCACCAAGCTCCCTTCTTTGATAACTTAGGCGTGTCTTACCTGGCTTTATATGCCGTTTTATTTATACTAAAAACGATCTTTACTCTTTTAATTTCGATATATGTCTAAGCTGATCCTGGATAGCATCTTCTTTTATTATCCTGAACTAAAGGTTTTGCAAGGAGCTTTTCTTGAAGTCCCCAATAGAACTATTACTTGTTTGGTTGGAAGGAATGGCTCCGGCAAAAGCACTCTGTTTAAGATTGCTGCCGGACAAATACAGGCCGACAGTGGCATAACCCAAATAGAGGAATTAAGACTTCACAAAAAATCTAAGATCACCCGATTTAAGCACCTTTCGTATTTACCTCAAAAGCCTTTCCTCCCCGGTTCCATAAAAGTGGGCAACCTGATTGATAAAAGTTTTGCTGATCAAGATGAAATAATCGGTCACGTTTTAAAAAAAAGGGTTAAAAACTTGTCTACAGGTGAGCGTAGATACCTGGAAATTCTATTAGTGCTTTCATTGGGCCGAGAATTTATTTTGCTTGATGAACCCTTTACAGGCCTTTCTCCCATATTGATAGAGAAAGTTATCGAACATCTCCATAACGCCAAAAATCACGGCTCTGGGATTTTGATCTCTGATCACTATATGAGATACATTTCTGAAATTGGAGAGTCTTTCTACTTATTGGAAAGTGGAAGAACTCAAGTGCTTTAATCACGATTGATATTGCTACAATTTGATCGACCTTTCATTTAACACTGAGACAGAGCCGTGTTGCCAAAAAAAATTAAGATTATATTCCCCTTCCCCCATCTAGTTCAAGCGTCCGCTTGGACGAACTTATTGGTCAATAACATGAGCCTTTCTTAGATCAACACCGCACAAGAGGACGCTTGCGCTGGTTGCGCGATTTATTAGGATGACATGACCCTCCCAATGCTGAGTAACCGAGAATACAATCCATCATTCCGCTTCCGCTTAGCAGGGCCATGTGCATTAATCGGCAGAAGCGGGGTGATGGGTGTGACTATATTCGGCTGGCAAAGCTCCATCACCCGGCTCTTGTCAAATTCAACAACATTTTCTGAGCGTGCTGAGCCGAATGATGGAGTTTTATGATCCTGCATTCTGATTTCTCCCCATCTAGTTCAAGCATCCGCTTGAGCGAACCAACCTCATCTGACGACTACAGTTTGTCCGATGAATTTTCATGCATCATATTTTTCATACCCCCTCATTCGTCAGACCGCTAAAACATGTTCTCCTGACAAAACAACTTACCAAAACGGTCGGACGAGCCGTACCACTCTACCCGCCTACATCACCCCTCAACTTTCAACTCTCGATTTCATCCCCTTTAAAACTATATTCCCCTTTCCCTCGTCTTACTTTCAGAATGAACTCGGGACAACACGAACACATGGAAGACGCACAACTGGTACAGGATTTTCGTGGTGGAAATCACCAGGCTTTTAATACGCTGGTAACGCGATGGCAGGATCGCATTCACCACTTTGCGTACCGCTTTTTTGCCAGTTCCGATGACGCCGCCGAGATCACTCAAAAAACATTCATCAAAGCATACCAAAAGCTGGACACACTGGATGATGTAAACAAGTTTGGGTCGTGGTTGTACACCATTGCCAACAACCTATGCCTTGATGAATTGAAACGAGCGGGCCGAAAACGAGCGACTTCCTATGAAGCGCTCAAGGTTGCACCGCAAACAGAAACGGCCACTCCTGCCGATGGCACCGTACTCCGAAACGAAGGACTGGTTCTGCTTCACAAAGCATTACTCCAGCTGCCAGTGGATCAACGAGTGGTGGTAATTATGAAAGAATACGAAGGCCTGACCTTCAGAGAAATAGCAGAAATTTTAAATGAACCTGAAAACACAGTAAAGTCAAGATTGTATTACGGGTTGAGCGCACTCAAAAAGACGTTCGACTCCTGGAACATCAACAAAGAGGTGTTTGATTATGAATAAAGAAACCGCACGATCGCTCTACATGGATTATCTGTATGATGAACTGGAGCCAGATCAACGAAACGAATTAGAACAATTTTTATCTCAAAACCCGGGGCTGAAGAAAGAGCTGGAAGAACTGTCGAATGTACGCTCGATGCTTTCTCACCTTCCGGTTCAGGACCCGGCCGAGCAGCTGGTGATGGTTGAACCTCACAAATCCGGATTACAGGAGTGGTGGAATGAGTTAATCGGAGGGTTGCTTCCTCAAAACGGATTTGCCCGCACCGGCTTTGCAATGGCCTCGCTTCTGGCGGTCTTCGTTGTGATAGGGGCCTTCACAAAATTAAACATCACCGTTGACGATGGCAGTTTTAACCTGGCCTTTGGAGAGAAACAGGAAATTATCCAACAAGGATTCACCCCGCAGCAGGTTGAAATGCTTTTACAGCAAGTCCGAGAAGATAATGCCGTTATGATTTCGGATGCCATTCAGCAAGCACAACAGCAACAGGAAAACCGGATTGAAAAAACGCTGGTCAACTTTGCGGATTACATTGAGCAGCAGCGGCAGTCAGACCTGCAGATGATCTCCTCCGGGCTCTATAACATGGAAGAAACATATTACGACCGATTCAGACAAACCGATCAGGTATTAGGCGAACTCATACAAACGGTAAGTACCGGAAATTAAATTTACAGGACAAAATTATGAATATGAAAACGAACACTTTTAAAAACCCCGTCATTGCGAGGGATTCCGCGACCATCGGG is a genomic window containing:
- a CDS encoding DUF4398 domain-containing protein yields the protein MRKLAMIVPLVIAFSACASTKPPNDKLTQVEASIQQAEQVGAENYAPLEIREARKKLDKARELVSREKYGKAKRTADRAMVDAELAQMKSLSEKAQKAVRELRESIRVLQEEIQNNLEKAERQS
- a CDS encoding anti-sigma factor family protein, translating into MNKETARSLYMDYLYDELEPDQRNELEQFLSQNPGLKKELEELSNVRSMLSHLPVQDPAEQLVMVEPHKSGLQEWWNELIGGLLPQNGFARTGFAMASLLAVFVVIGAFTKLNITVDDGSFNLAFGEKQEIIQQGFTPQQVEMLLQQVREDNAVMISDAIQQAQQQQENRIEKTLVNFADYIEQQRQSDLQMISSGLYNMEETYYDRFRQTDQVLGELIQTVSTGN
- a CDS encoding RNA polymerase sigma factor; its protein translation is MEDAQLVQDFRGGNHQAFNTLVTRWQDRIHHFAYRFFASSDDAAEITQKTFIKAYQKLDTLDDVNKFGSWLYTIANNLCLDELKRAGRKRATSYEALKVAPQTETATPADGTVLRNEGLVLLHKALLQLPVDQRVVVIMKEYEGLTFREIAEILNEPENTVKSRLYYGLSALKKTFDSWNINKEVFDYE
- a CDS encoding OmpA family protein produces the protein MRDCTRNSLVALSLIIPLLLAGCGGPPQNNPLLTEARQSYDKAERDSMIVMKAPVALKEAEEALEQSHQLWEEGADKNLVEHYAYIAHQKTKIARETAELNAAQDEVERAEAERKEVLIEARKAEAIAAEQRAEKAMTQLQQERKEAEKARQEASELADRLSEMEARQSERGMVLTLSDVLFDFDSSTLKAGANKVVNELAAFLNNYPERTVQIEGFTDSVGSAEYNKNLSQRRADALKQALIKAGISSQRIETVGYGEEYPVATNMNEAGRQQNRRVEVIISNENGAVSQRTE
- a CDS encoding ATP-binding cassette domain-containing protein — protein: MSKLILDSIFFYYPELKVLQGAFLEVPNRTITCLVGRNGSGKSTLFKIAAGQIQADSGITQIEELRLHKKSKITRFKHLSYLPQKPFLPGSIKVGNLIDKSFADQDEIIGHVLKKRVKNLSTGERRYLEILLVLSLGREFILLDEPFTGLSPILIEKVIEHLHNAKNHGSGILISDHYMRYISEIGESFYLLESGRTQVL